From the Vibrio vulnificus CMCP6 genome, one window contains:
- a CDS encoding acetyl-CoA C-acetyltransferase: MEKVFIVAAKRTPIGAFGGSLKTVAAGELASVAIKGAIEQAKVDASLIDEVIVGNVVSAAQGMGIGRQAAILAGIPAEVPAYTLNMVCGSGMKTVMDGVSHIRSGDAKVVVAAGVEVMSQIPFTVPANVRDGNKMGHMALQDLLIADGLTDVFNQYHMGVTAENVAKEVGITRDQQDEYALASQQKAVAAIEAGKFKDEIVPVEVTVRRQTVTFDTDEYPKANATLEALKGLRPAFDKEGTVTAGNASGINDGASAVILASEQAVKEYGLQPIAEVVSYAQSGLDPKIMGLGPVEAVSKALEKAQLNTADIDVYELNEAFAAQALGVIHQLADKHQVPVTSIQDKANPNGGAIALGHPLGASGNRILVTLIHELQKQNGQYGVASLCVGGGMGTAVIVKAVK; this comes from the coding sequence ATGGAAAAAGTATTTATTGTTGCGGCCAAACGTACCCCGATTGGCGCTTTTGGCGGCTCGTTGAAAACGGTAGCAGCTGGAGAATTGGCATCTGTTGCCATCAAAGGTGCAATTGAACAAGCCAAAGTGGATGCTTCACTGATTGATGAAGTGATCGTGGGTAATGTGGTGAGTGCTGCGCAAGGTATGGGCATTGGCCGTCAAGCCGCAATCCTAGCAGGTATTCCAGCAGAAGTTCCGGCTTACACCCTCAATATGGTGTGTGGCAGTGGCATGAAAACCGTCATGGATGGCGTTTCTCATATTCGCAGTGGCGACGCAAAAGTGGTGGTTGCTGCTGGTGTCGAAGTGATGTCACAAATCCCATTTACAGTACCTGCAAACGTTCGTGATGGCAACAAGATGGGCCATATGGCACTGCAAGATTTGCTGATTGCTGATGGTTTGACTGATGTTTTCAATCAATACCATATGGGCGTTACAGCAGAAAATGTCGCGAAAGAAGTGGGCATTACTCGTGATCAGCAAGATGAATATGCATTGGCGAGTCAACAGAAAGCAGTAGCGGCGATAGAAGCTGGCAAATTTAAAGACGAAATTGTGCCCGTTGAAGTGACCGTACGTCGCCAAACAGTGACGTTTGATACCGATGAATATCCAAAAGCCAACGCAACGCTTGAAGCGCTAAAAGGGTTACGCCCTGCCTTTGATAAAGAAGGCACGGTCACTGCGGGCAATGCTTCTGGCATTAATGATGGGGCGAGTGCCGTCATTCTGGCATCCGAGCAAGCAGTGAAAGAATACGGTTTGCAACCTATCGCAGAAGTGGTGAGTTACGCACAGTCTGGCCTTGACCCAAAAATCATGGGCTTAGGTCCTGTTGAGGCGGTTAGCAAAGCGCTTGAAAAAGCACAACTGAATACAGCAGACATTGATGTGTATGAGTTGAATGAAGCCTTTGCCGCACAAGCACTAGGCGTGATTCATCAGCTTGCCGATAAACACCAAGTGCCAGTGACATCGATTCAAGACAAAGCGAACCCGAATGGTGGTGCAATCGCGTTAGGGCATCCACTAGGTGCGTCGGGTAACCGAATTCTCGTGACGTTAATTCATGAGCTTCAAAAACAAAACGGTCAGTATGGCGTTGCGTCACTATGTGTTGGTGGCGGTATGGGAACGGCAGTGATTGTGAAAGCAGTTAAGTAA
- a CDS encoding SH3 domain-containing protein has translation MKKIMIILIVVLLLIGGGAGYYVFFMQPDDEENVETVEEPIVPEKPQPIMELPAPEPEITDYYVIERRIDVRNKPEPQALIIDALYKGEKITILEKQNGWGRISDYLVYEEGGEERAEWVDMTKLSDAKPVIEEMERLEILDGYLVKSDDLKEHRDVYRKYTQMLLNDGTCKPEDFEELGGWVRSVTFQNRDVYFIYCGGLAQENKIYLDVQTGEIFYR, from the coding sequence ATGAAGAAAATCATGATCATATTGATTGTTGTTTTACTGCTGATTGGTGGTGGGGCAGGTTACTACGTTTTCTTTATGCAGCCAGATGATGAAGAAAATGTTGAAACGGTAGAGGAGCCAATTGTCCCCGAAAAACCACAGCCAATCATGGAACTGCCAGCCCCCGAGCCTGAAATCACCGACTATTACGTTATTGAGCGCCGAATTGATGTGAGGAATAAACCGGAGCCGCAAGCGCTGATTATTGATGCGTTGTATAAAGGCGAGAAGATCACCATTCTTGAAAAGCAAAATGGCTGGGGAAGAATTTCCGACTATCTAGTTTACGAAGAGGGTGGTGAAGAAAGGGCAGAGTGGGTCGACATGACAAAGCTCTCTGACGCGAAACCGGTCATCGAAGAAATGGAGCGCTTAGAGATCTTAGATGGTTACCTTGTTAAGTCTGATGATTTAAAAGAACATCGCGATGTTTATCGAAAATACACTCAGATGTTGCTTAACGACGGTACCTGCAAACCCGAGGACTTTGAGGAGCTAGGTGGTTGGGTGCGATCGGTGACGTTTCAGAATAGGGATGTCTATTTCATCTACTGCGGGGGGTTAGCCCAAGAAAACAAGATTTATCTCGATGTACAAACGGGCGAGATTTTTTATCGATAA
- a CDS encoding Lrp/AsnC family transcriptional regulator — protein MDRIDKRILELLQKNAQLTAAEIAEEVGLSPSPCARRIKRLEKDKIIRGYHASVARERVGIAMSVFVEVSLNNHQVASIDDFEQAIVAMDEVVSCHVVSGAYDYLLEVVARDLEGYELFTRKLQRLQNVKDIHTHLAIRKVKESQRVPIYSLS, from the coding sequence ATGGATAGGATTGATAAACGAATTTTGGAATTGCTGCAAAAAAATGCCCAATTGACGGCTGCGGAAATTGCCGAGGAGGTGGGGCTCTCTCCCTCGCCTTGTGCACGTCGCATTAAGAGGCTAGAGAAAGATAAAATTATTCGTGGCTATCATGCTTCAGTGGCTCGTGAACGAGTTGGGATCGCTATGAGTGTGTTTGTCGAAGTAAGTTTAAACAATCACCAAGTCGCTTCGATTGACGATTTTGAGCAAGCTATTGTGGCCATGGATGAAGTGGTCAGTTGCCATGTAGTGTCTGGCGCGTATGATTATTTGCTGGAAGTGGTGGCGAGGGATCTGGAAGGTTATGAGCTTTTTACTCGTAAGCTACAACGTCTACAAAACGTTAAGGATATCCATACTCATTTGGCTATCCGCAAGGTAAAAGAGTCACAACGAGTGCCGATCTACTCATTAAGTTAA
- a CDS encoding phasin family protein, which produces MYTDFFKTFSDQTEKNLQPYFKFNKLVTKNVEVLTELQLNAIRTYSEMGLAQMKAASEVKDVTSLASFNGQQLNVLTKLSQQMLDDSNKLQAIAKEFKDDVEKLTSENLKTVTPA; this is translated from the coding sequence ATGTATACGGATTTTTTCAAAACTTTCAGTGATCAAACAGAAAAAAATCTTCAGCCATACTTCAAGTTCAACAAGCTTGTGACAAAAAATGTTGAAGTACTGACAGAGCTTCAGCTAAACGCGATTCGCACATACAGCGAAATGGGTCTAGCGCAAATGAAAGCGGCATCTGAAGTGAAAGATGTGACGTCATTGGCTTCTTTTAACGGTCAACAACTGAATGTACTGACTAAGCTTTCTCAGCAGATGCTAGACGACAGCAATAAACTTCAAGCGATTGCTAAAGAGTTCAAAGACGACGTTGAGAAGCTAACTTCGGAAAACCTTAAGACTGTTACCCCAGCGTAA
- the secD gene encoding protein translocase subunit SecD encodes MTKKHKAAQKLLNHYSAWKYVVLITTLVILTLSAIPTWFGEQPSIQISYQNNAKGPTTEHYDVVQLKGLLEHQSVSVDKVTEKEGVTTLVFSDENAQSQARKILDNTLGDDANISFSYVSVAPQWLSDMGFNPIKLGLDLRGGVQFLLNVDVDKAFDEQRDVLSDEIRAMLRTEKLRGVQVRNTDTAQLAVQSDNAMALEKVSNYLRSNYPNWQVRTHSDSLEVKPSDAYAAEFQTTTLQQNLKIMRGRIEELGITEALVQRQGAHSIRIELPGVQDPAQAKNVIGATASLAFYSVKSPSDARSGDDLVLQDADGRSVVLEKRPVLTGEHIVNARAGVDKMGMSEVNISLDHAGGKKMSDFSATHIGKPMATVYREYTTQENGDIARSERVISVATIQSQLGSQFRITGAGSMDEAQQLALLLRAGSLTAPVSIVEERTIGASLGAENIQNGFAALALGMGLTLTFMALWYRRLGWVANVALVANMLCLLGLIALLPGAVLTLPGIAGLVLTVGMAVDTNVIIFERIKDKMREGRSLAQAIDSGFDSAFATILDANITTMITAVVLYAIGNGPIQGFALTLGLGLLTSMFTGVFASRAMINLVWGKDSRRNVRV; translated from the coding sequence ATGACAAAAAAACATAAAGCAGCGCAGAAGTTGCTTAACCACTATTCCGCTTGGAAATACGTGGTGTTGATTACGACACTGGTTATTTTAACGTTAAGCGCAATTCCAACATGGTTTGGTGAACAGCCTTCTATCCAAATTTCTTATCAAAATAACGCCAAAGGGCCGACAACCGAGCATTACGACGTTGTACAGCTAAAAGGCTTGCTTGAGCATCAATCGGTTTCAGTCGACAAAGTGACAGAAAAAGAAGGCGTGACGACCTTAGTTTTCTCTGATGAAAATGCGCAAAGCCAAGCGAGAAAAATTTTAGACAACACTCTTGGTGATGATGCCAACATCAGCTTTTCTTATGTTTCTGTGGCACCGCAATGGCTTTCTGATATGGGATTCAACCCTATCAAGTTGGGCCTAGACTTACGCGGTGGTGTGCAATTTTTACTTAACGTCGATGTAGATAAAGCGTTCGATGAACAACGTGATGTTTTATCGGATGAAATTCGTGCAATGCTGCGCACGGAAAAACTTCGTGGCGTTCAGGTTCGCAATACAGACACTGCCCAACTGGCCGTACAAAGCGACAACGCGATGGCGTTGGAAAAAGTGAGCAACTATCTACGCAGCAACTATCCTAACTGGCAAGTTCGCACCCATTCCGACTCATTGGAAGTGAAGCCTTCGGATGCTTATGCTGCGGAGTTTCAAACCACAACCCTCCAGCAAAACTTGAAGATCATGCGTGGTCGAATTGAAGAGCTTGGTATTACTGAAGCGTTGGTTCAACGTCAAGGCGCTCACAGCATTCGTATTGAGTTACCCGGTGTGCAAGATCCAGCGCAAGCGAAGAACGTGATTGGTGCAACGGCGAGCCTAGCATTCTATTCCGTCAAATCACCAAGTGATGCCAGAAGTGGTGATGATTTGGTGCTGCAAGACGCCGATGGCCGCTCCGTCGTGCTTGAAAAGAGACCGGTGTTAACGGGTGAGCATATTGTCAATGCACGAGCTGGTGTCGACAAGATGGGCATGTCGGAAGTCAACATCTCTTTGGATCACGCTGGTGGCAAGAAGATGAGCGATTTTTCCGCCACTCACATTGGTAAGCCAATGGCTACCGTTTATCGTGAATACACCACTCAAGAAAATGGTGATATTGCTCGTAGTGAGCGCGTGATTAGCGTTGCCACCATTCAGTCACAATTAGGCAGCCAGTTCCGTATTACTGGTGCAGGCAGCATGGATGAAGCGCAACAACTTGCGTTATTGCTTCGTGCTGGTTCGTTGACTGCGCCAGTTTCGATTGTTGAAGAGCGCACCATTGGCGCCTCATTGGGGGCTGAAAACATCCAAAATGGCTTTGCGGCACTTGCTCTCGGTATGGGCTTAACACTGACGTTTATGGCGCTGTGGTATCGCCGTTTAGGCTGGGTTGCAAACGTTGCACTTGTTGCAAACATGCTTTGTTTGCTTGGCCTAATCGCCCTGCTACCGGGGGCCGTATTAACCTTACCTGGGATCGCAGGTCTGGTGTTGACCGTTGGTATGGCCGTGGATACGAACGTGATTATTTTTGAGCGAATCAAAGATAAGATGCGAGAAGGACGCAGTTTAGCGCAGGCCATCGATAGCGGCTTTGACAGCGCGTTTGCCACCATTCTCGATGCCAACATTACGACCATGATTACTGCTGTTGTGCTGTATGCCATCGGTAACGGACCGATCCAAGGTTTTGCCTTAACGTTAGGTCTAGGGCTTTTAACCAGTATGTTTACTGGAGTGTTTGCCTCTCGCGCCATGATCAATTTGGTGTGGGGTAAAGATAGTCGTCGTAATGTGAGGGTATAA
- a CDS encoding DMT family transporter: protein MLLGYLAIGATLLLWSGFFLSLKGGAISALQPADIAFTRFVVPMICLLPIVVRTRRSVASVPFRYWLGMFVGSGLPYLLVAGTAMQFVPVSHGSALVPGTLPLFVTGIAVLLFKQPLSQHRVIGLSLVVVGIGLFLVPHLGLYQNQLNANGQETTGHLLFLVGSLMWAIFTICARVANLNPLVASGVIAFASMLLLAILVNLGMLDSYLLNTSIRQWPWYELFGHLLVQGIGAGLLAAFTYLYAVKILGAERSAAFGSATPVLATLLAIPIFGEYPDPLTWIALFVVSCGSLIASNVFMRHDSSMDYRPPQHHQVKPSSESSVP from the coding sequence ATGTTGCTTGGGTATCTGGCTATTGGTGCCACCTTACTGCTTTGGTCGGGCTTTTTTCTCTCTCTGAAAGGTGGAGCAATCTCTGCATTGCAACCTGCGGATATCGCATTTACTCGCTTTGTTGTTCCTATGATTTGCCTGTTGCCGATTGTGGTTAGAACAAGGCGAAGCGTCGCTTCTGTGCCATTTCGTTATTGGCTCGGCATGTTTGTAGGAAGCGGCTTGCCTTATTTGCTTGTGGCAGGAACTGCGATGCAGTTCGTTCCTGTATCGCACGGCAGCGCACTCGTGCCAGGCACTCTTCCCCTATTTGTTACTGGCATTGCTGTCTTGCTCTTTAAGCAACCGTTAAGCCAACACCGTGTTATTGGCCTTAGCTTGGTGGTCGTTGGGATTGGTTTATTTCTTGTCCCTCATTTGGGTCTTTATCAAAATCAACTTAACGCCAACGGTCAGGAAACCACAGGGCATTTATTGTTCCTAGTGGGCAGTTTGATGTGGGCAATATTTACCATTTGCGCTCGAGTCGCTAACCTCAATCCTCTTGTTGCATCTGGTGTGATCGCTTTCGCTTCGATGCTGTTACTAGCCATATTGGTTAATTTGGGCATGCTGGATAGCTATCTCCTTAACACATCAATCCGCCAATGGCCTTGGTATGAACTCTTTGGACATCTGCTTGTTCAGGGTATTGGAGCAGGTTTGTTAGCCGCGTTCACTTACCTATACGCCGTTAAAATTCTCGGCGCAGAGCGCAGTGCGGCATTTGGCAGTGCGACCCCGGTATTAGCAACTCTCTTGGCGATTCCTATTTTTGGTGAGTATCCAGATCCCCTAACTTGGATTGCCCTGTTCGTGGTCAGCTGCGGAAGTCTCATTGCAAGTAATGTATTTATGCGGCATGACTCATCAATGGACTACCGACCACCACAACACCATCAAGTCAAACCATCAAGTGAAAGCTCGGTACCTTAA
- a CDS encoding PilZ domain-containing protein: protein MPSTYTKDDIHRFVKPGMRLNATFEFGPQDSLTLPAFFVGLKAGQYLIIDLADKEELLLRKLDNVDVILRGIADTELGHVVAFKTSVLSTISKPDFLLFLRFPATLATKPIREHERYKIDLACTLNHNGNLYEGRMSDFSLSGCAFFTLVEPEFKKGDIVKLESTLNRFLSADNGAKVASIRKLANGWSIGIKFEKSVLLSQELKRELLELSFHAGLLG from the coding sequence ATGCCTTCGACTTACACCAAGGATGATATCCACCGGTTTGTAAAACCGGGGATGCGACTCAATGCGACCTTTGAATTTGGCCCACAAGACTCATTAACCTTGCCTGCGTTTTTTGTTGGCCTAAAAGCTGGTCAGTATTTGATCATCGACTTAGCGGATAAGGAAGAACTGCTCCTGCGCAAACTCGACAACGTCGATGTGATTTTACGCGGGATCGCGGATACGGAACTTGGCCATGTGGTTGCCTTTAAAACCAGCGTATTATCGACCATCAGCAAACCAGACTTCTTGCTGTTTCTCCGCTTTCCGGCCACGTTGGCAACCAAACCCATTCGTGAACACGAACGGTATAAGATCGATCTGGCATGCACCCTCAATCACAATGGAAACTTGTATGAAGGCCGTATGAGTGATTTTTCACTCTCTGGTTGTGCCTTCTTTACGCTTGTCGAACCCGAATTTAAAAAAGGCGACATCGTGAAGCTTGAGTCCACCCTGAATCGTTTTCTTTCAGCAGACAACGGAGCAAAAGTGGCCAGCATTCGTAAACTTGCCAATGGTTGGTCAATCGGAATTAAGTTTGAGAAGTCGGTTTTACTTAGCCAAGAGCTGAAAAGAGAGCTACTTGAACTCTCTTTTCATGCCGGATTATTAGGCTAA